Sequence from the Aromatoleum petrolei genome:
GGGTTCGGGCGCGATCACGCTGCACGGCAGCGACGCGCAGAAGCGCAACTACCTGACCGATGTCGCGGCGGGGCGGGCGATCCCGGCCTTCGCGCTGTCCGAGCCCGATTCCGGGTCCGACGTCGCGGCGATGGCCTGTGCCGCGCGGCGCGACGGCCAGGACTACATGCTCGACGGCGAGAAGACCTGGATCTCCAACGGCGGCATCGCGGACTTCTACGTCGTGTTCGCCCGCACCGGCGAAGCGCCCGGCGCGCGCGGCCTGTCCGCCTTCATCGTCGAGGCGAACCTTCCGGGTTTCGAGATCGCCGAGCGCATCGACGTGATCGCCCCGCATCCGCTCGCGCGCCTGCGCTTCATCGGCTGTCGCGTGCCCGCCGCGAACCTGCTCGGTGCGCCGGGGCAGGGCTTCAAGGTCGCGATGCAGACGCTGGACATCTTCCGCACCTCGGTCGCCGCCGCCGCGCTCGGCTTCGCGCGCCGCGCGCTGGACGAAGGCCTGCGCCGCGCCACGACGCGCGACATGTTCGGCAAGAAGCTCGCCGACTTCCAGATCACGCAGGCCAAGCTCGCGCAGATGGCGACCCACGTCGACACCGCCGCGCTGCTCACCTACCGCGCCGCGTGGATGCGCGACCAGGGCAAGAACATCACCGGCGCCGCCGCGATGGCCAAGATGACCTCCACGGAGACCGCGCAGCAGGTCATCGATGCCGCCGTGCAGCTGTGGGGCGGCTGCGGCGTCGTCAGCGAGCACCCGGTCGAACGCCTGTACCGCGAGATCCGCGCGTTGCGCATCTACGAGGGCGCGACCGAAGTGCAGCAGCTCATCATCGCCCGCCAGACCCTCTCCGCCTGGGAGCAGGAACAGGCCGTCTGAGCCTGGCAAGGGTTCGCGGCGGACGTCCTGCGGCGTCCGTCGCGGACCCCCTTTTCTCTCCGTACGTAAAATGAGTGAACGTTCAGCCAGTGAGCGCGCGAATGAGGAGACAACACATGCATACGAGCGTAGTGAGCCTGGATGCTGCTGCCGCGGCGGGGTTGCGGCCCGCGAAGGTGTGCGGCGCGGGAAGCGTGGAGGGGGAGGGCGGGGATGAGGACGCCGGCGTCCAGCTCGAGCCTGGGTCGATCGAGCACGTCGCCCACCCGGAGGCCTTGCCGCACGGGCCGTGGGGCCGGCGCCTGTATGCGGCGAGCAGGGTGTCCGCGCTGATGGGCGGGACCATCTTCATGCTGCTGATCGGCATGTCGCTGGCGTCCATCGTCGGGCGCAAGCTCTTTGCGTTGCCGGTGCCGGGCGATTTCGAGGTCCTGCAGATGGGCGCGGCCGTCGCGTCGGCGACCTTCTTCTCCTACTGCCAGATGGTCGACGGCCACGTGCGCGTCGACTTCTTCACGCACTGGCTGCCGCAGCGCGGGCGCGCCTTCCTCGACGGGCTGGCGGCGCTGCTGATGGGTGCGGTCGCGCTGCTGATCGCGTGGCGTACCGCCGTTGCGGCCGTCGCGTCCTACGAATCGGGCGAGGCCTCGCTGATGCTGGGCTGGCCGGGGTGGGTGTCGATCGCGCTGATCGTGCCGGCCTTCCTGTTGTTTGCGACGACCAGCCTGTACATCGCGGGCCGTCGCTTCCGCATCGTGACCGGAGGTGAAAAATGAGCGGCATTGCGATCGGCGCGACGATGTTCGGGGTGCTGCTGGCGCTGCTGGTGCTGCGGGTGCATATCGGCATCACCATGTTCCTCGTCGGCGCAGCGGGCTACCTGACGATGATGGGCGGCGAGATCACGCCCTTCCTCAACATGCTGAAGAACCTCGCCTACGCGCGGCTCTCCAACTACGATCTGGCCGTCATCCCGATGTTCCTGCTGATGGGCCAGTTCGCGACCCACGGCGGCCTGTCGCGCGCGCTGTTCCGTTGCGTGAGCTCGCTCGTCGGGCACTGGCGCGGCGGCGTCGCGATCGCCTCGACCGGCGCCTGTGCGGGCTTCGGCGCGATCTGCGGCTCCTCGCTCGCCACCGCGGCGACGATGGGCCAGGTGGCCTTGCCGGAGTTGAAGCGCTGCAACTACTCCGGCGCCCTGTCGACCGGCGCGCTGGCCGCGGGCGGCACGCTGGGTATCCTGATCCCGCCCTCGGTGCCGCTGGTGATCTACGCGGTGCTCACGCAGGAGTCGATCGGCAAGCTCTTCATGGCGGCGGTGCTACCGGGCCTGATCGCAATGCTCGGCTACATGCTGGTGATCCGCATCATCGTCACGCTCAAGCCCGAGGCCGGACCGGCCGGCCCGCGCGTGCCGGTGGCGGAGAAGCTGCGCTCGATTGCCAACGTCGCCCCCGTCGCGCTGATCTTCCTCGTCGTCATCGTCGGCATCTACGGCGGCTGGGCCAACCCCACCGAGGCGGCCTCGATCGGCGCGGCGGCCTGCGGCATCCTCGCGGTGGTCACGGGCGGCATGCGCGCCGAGGGCATCCGCGAAAGCGTGCTCGGCGCCGCCGAGGCCACGGCGATGATCTTCCTTGTGCTGCTCGGCGCCGACATGCTCAACACCGGCCTCGCGCTCACGCAGATGCCGGTCGAGCTCGCGAATTGGGTCAAGGACAGCGGCCTGTCGCCGCTGCTGGTGCTCACGGCGATCCTGCTGATCTACGTGTTCCTCGGCTGCGTCATGGACGCGCTGGCGATGATCCTGCTGACCATCCCCATCTTCTATCCGATGGTCATGGGGCTGGAATTCTGGGGCCTGACGCCGGACGAGAAGTCGATCTGGTTCGGCATCCTGGTGCTGATGGTGGTCGAGATCGGCCTGGTGCATCCGCCGGTCGGCATGAACATCTACATCATCAACAAGGCCGCGAAGGACGTGCCGCTCACCGATACCTTCCGCGGGGTGATGCCCTTCCTCGCATCGGACCTCGCGCGCATCACGCTGCTGCTGTTCTTTCCCGCCATCACGCTGTATCTGGTCCGGACCTTCGGCGGCTGACAAGCTGAGGCCGGCCCTTCATTCCAAGGAGGAGACGCGATGAATACCGGAAAACTGCTCAAGCCGCTGCTGGCGGCCCTGCTGTTCGCGGGCGGCGCCGCCCAGGCCCAGTCGGACAAGGTCGTGACGCTGCGCGTGCATCACTTCCTGCCGCCGTCGTCGAACACCCAGGTGAAATTCCTCGAGCCGTGGTGCGCCAAGATCGGCGCCGAATCGGGCGGACGTCTGAAGTGCCAGATCTACCCGGCGATGCAGATGGGCGGCACGCCGCCGCAGCTCTTCGACCAGGCCAAGGACGGCGTGGCCGATATCGTGTGGGCGCTGCCGGGCTACCAGGCGGGGCGTTTCCTCGTCACCGAAGCGTTCGAACTGCCGTTCATGGGCAGCTCGGGCGAGAAGTCGAGCCGCGCGCTGTGGACCTATGCGACCAAGAACGCGCGCGACGAATACAAGGGCGTGCGCCCGCTGGTGTTCCACGTGATCGCTGGCATGGCGCTGCACACGACCACGAAGCAGGTCAAAACCATGGCCGACCTCAGCGGCCTCAAGCTGCGTGCGCCGACGCGTCTGGCAACGCGCATGCTGAGCGCCCTCGGCGCGACCCCGGTGCCGATGCCGGTGCCGATGGTCACCGAAAGCCTCGCCAAGGGCGTGATCGACGGTGCCATGATCCCGTGGGAGGTCGTGCCGGCGATGAAGATTCAGGAAGTCGTCAAGTTCCATACCGAAACCGACCCCAGCCTGCCGCTGCTATCCACGTCCGCCTTCATCCTGGCAATGAATCCGGCGAAATACGACAGCCTGCCGGCGGACCTGAAGCAGGTCATCGACGCCAACAGCGGCCCCGAGGTGTCCGCGTGGGCCGGCAAGATCTGGGACGACGCAACGCTGACGGGACGGCAGGCCGGCGTCGAGCGCAAGAACACGTTCTACACCGTGCCGGCCGAAGAGCTGGGCAAGTGGCAGAAGGCGTCCCAATCGGTCACTGCGGACTGGGTCAAGGAGGTCAGCGCCAAGGGCTATGACGGCCAGAAGCTGCTGGCCGAGGCTCGGACGCTTCTTGCGAATTGAGGCGCGGGCGCCCCGCCCGAACCCCGGGATGCCCGCCGGGGAACCCTTTGGTCGTCCTGGAGTAGACATGAGTTTTGACAATACCGCGCGCTGCGGCGCGATGAACGCCGCCGACGAGATCATCGGCCGCCCCCTCGCGCTGGGTCTCGCCGACCGGCCCGCGATCGTCGGCGCCGGCCGTTCCGTCACCTACGGCGAACTCGATGCGATGGTCAATCGCAGCGGCAACGCGATGAAGATGCACGGCCTGGCGCGTGGCGAACGCGTCCTCTTCCTGATGGACGACTCGCCCGAGATGGTGGCGGGCTACCTCGGCGCGATGCGCATCGGCGCCGTCGCGGTCGCCCTCAACGTGCGGCTCGCGCCGCGCGACGTGCGCTACGTGATCGAGGACAGCGCCTGCCGCCTGCTGTTCGTGGATGCCGAATTCGCGCACCTCTATCAGGAGATCGCCGCCGAGCTCGCCGCCCCGCCGCAGGTGATCGTGCGCGGCGCCGCGCCGCGCGTCGGCGTGCCGCTCGAGGACTTCCTCGCGGGCCAGGCCGACACGCTGGCCTCGACGCCGGCGGCGCCCGACGACATCGCCTTCTGGGTGTATTCCTCGGGCACCACCGGGCGGCCCAAGGCGGTGATGCACACGCACGCGTGCGTGCTGATCGCCGACCGCATGGAGGCCGAATACTTCGGCGTGGGCCCCGGCGACCGCATTTTCGCCACCTCCAAGATGTTCTTCGGCTGGGCGCTGGGCCATTCGTTGATGGGCGGGCTGCGCTGCGGCGCGACGGTCATCATCGCCGCCGGTTGGCCCGACCCGGTGCGCATCATGGGGGTGGTCGACACTCACCGCCCGACGCTGTTCTTCAGCACCCCGGTGATGTACCGCAACCTGTTGCGCGAGGGGGCGGGCGACAGCGAGGCCTTCCGCGCGGTGCGCCACTTCCTGTCGGCCGGCGAGAAGCTGCCCGAGACGCTGTACCAGTCCTGGCTCGAGGCAACGGGCCAGCCCCTCATCGACGGCATCGGCGCCTCGGAGACGATCTTTCTCTTCCTCGTCAATGACGGGGCAGCGCAGCGGCCCGGCTCCTGCGGCAAGCCCGTGCCCTGGGCGGAGGTGCGCCTCGTCGATGAGGCCGGCGCGGATATCGTCGAGCCGGATGTGCCCGGGCAGATCGCGATCCGCATGTCCTCGCAGTTCAGCGGCTACTGGAATCAGCCCGAGCAGACGAGGAAGGCCCTGCGCGACGGCTGGTATTTTCCCGGCGACATGTTCAGCTTCGACCGAGACGGTTACTGGTACCACAACGGCCGGGCCGACGACATGCTGAAGATCTCCGGTCAGTGGGTGAGCCCGTCCGAAATCGAAGGCTGCGCGATGACCGCGCCCGGCATCGCCGAGGCCGTCGTCGTCGGCGTGCCGCAGGAAGACGGGTTGACGCGGCTTGTGCTGGTGGCCGTGGCGAAGGATCCGTCCGCGAGCCATTCCCGCCTGTCCGCGCAGGTGCAGGACACGCTGATGGCGAACCTGTCGATCTACAAATGCCCGCGCACCGTCCGGTTTGTGGACGAGCTGCCGCGCACCGCGACCGGCAAGATCCAGAAGTTCCGCTTGCGTGAGCTGCTCAAGGCGGGGCGGCTGTAGGACGTCCATCGCCCGATCCCGACGGAAATTTGTGTAAAGGGCTTGACTAGATTTATTGAATGAACGAACATTCATTCAACTACTGACGGAACCGGAAACGGGGCGCTGCAGCAAACAGGTAGCGGGGCGACGCAAGCGAAGGCGCCCCGGGATGCGAATGACTGGTGAATGAGGAGACAGACATGAACCTGCAAGGCAAAACGGCCGTCGTCACGGGCGGCGCATCGGGGATCGGCCATGCGACGGCGGAGACGCTGGCGCGGGCGGGCGCCAAGGTCGTGATCGGCGACATCGACGCGGCCAAGGGGGCGGCCGCAGCCGGCCTGCTCGCGGAGCAACACCTCGACGTCGATTTCGTCCGTCTCGACGTGACCGACATGGACTCCATCCAGGCCTTCCGCGACGAGACCTATCGCCGTCATGGCCAGGTCGACATCGTCGCCAACGTCGCCGGCTGGGGGAAAATCCAGCCCTTCATGGAGAACACGCCCGACTTCTGGCGCAAGGTCGTCGACCTCAACCTGCTCGGGCCGGTCGCCGTGTCGCAGGCCTTCCTGCAGCAGATGGTCGAGCGCGGCTCGGGCAAGATCGTCACCGTGTCGAGCGACGCCGGCCGCGTCGGCAGCCTCGGCGAGACCGTATATTCGGGCGCCAAGGGCGGTGCGATCGCCTTCACCAAGTCGCTCGCCCGCGAGGTCGCGCGCTACAACATCAACGTCAACTGCGTGTGCCCCGGCCCGACCGACACGCCGCTGCTGCAGGCGGTGCCCGAGAAGCACCGGGAGGCCTTCGTCAAGGCCACCCCGATGCGCCGCCTCGCCAAGCCGTCCGAGCTCGCCGACGCCGTGCTGTTCTTTGCCAGCGACCGCGCCAGCTTCATCACCGGCCAGGTCATCAGCGTCAGCGGCGGTCTCACGCTTGCTGGCTGAGTGACTGTTCATTCGAATTCCCAAGCGCAATCCACCTCCAGGAGAATCACATGTACAAGCTCAAAGCTGCCGAATGGCGCCCGGAACACTTCAAGTTCGACGTCGTCGATCGCGTTGCCACCATCACGCTGAACCGTCCCGAGCGCAAGAACCCGCTCACCTTCGAGAGCTACGCCGAACTGCGCGACACCTTCATCAAGCTGCAGTACGCCGAGGACGTGCGCGCGGTCGTGATCACCGGCGCGGGGGGCAACTTCTGCTCGGGTGGCGACGTGCATGACATCATCGGCCCGCTGACGAAGATGGACATGAATGGCCTGCTCGCCTTCACGCGCATGACCGGCAACCTCGTGAAGGAGATGCGCAACTGCCCGCAGCCCATTATCTCCGCGGTGGACGGCATCTGCGCCGGCGCCGGCGCCATCATCTCGATGGCCTCCGACCTGCGCTACGCGACGCCCGAGGCCAAGACCGCCTTCCTCTTCGTGCGCGTCGGCCTCGCCGGCTGCGACATGGGCGCGTGCAGCATCCTGCCGCGCATCATCGGCCAGGGGCGTGCCTCCGAGCTGCTCTACACCGGCCGCTCGATGAGCGCGGAGGAGGGCCGCGCGTGGGGCTACTTCAATGACATCGTGCCGGCCGAAAAAGTGCTGGCGAAGGCGCAGGAGCTGGCGCTGTCGCTCGCCAACGGCCCGGCCTTCGCGCATTCGATGACGAAGAAGTGCCTGCACCAGGAATGGAACCAGACCATCGAGCAGGCGCTCGAGACCGAAGCCGAAGCCCAGGCGATCTGCATGCAGACGCAGGACTTCACGCGCGCCTACAACGCCTTCGTGAACAAGCAGGTGCCCAAGTTCGAGGGCAATTGATGTGTCGGCGCACCGGGCGGCCGTCCCCGCGGCTCGGTCGCGTCATGTCGTACGGCCGCGCGTGGTGCAGCCAGGCGCCGGCCGTTTCCCGGGGCGTCGCGCAAACGGCCAAAGCGACCGTGCAACGAACTCTCCTCCGATGTGCGCAGAGGCCGGCGACGCCCTCTTTTTCCCTCAACCCGGCACCGATACCCGTTCGGGCTGAACCGCCGACGCCCCGCGCCTTCGACAGGCTCCGGACGAACGGCTGGAAGAACGCCCGCAGCTCCCGAGGATACCCCAATGATTTCGCTGAGAATCGATGATTCCGTCGCATCGGTCACGCTGTGCCGTGCGCCGGTCAACGCGATCAACGAGGAATGGATCGAGGCGTTCGACCGCATCCTCGCCGAGCTCGAGCATACGCCGCGCGTCAACGTCCTGTGGATCCGCAGTGCCGAGCGCGCATTCTGCGCCGGCGCCGACCTCGACGTGATCGGCTCGCTCTTCGCCACCGCCGCCGGGCGCGAGAAGATGATCGCCATCACGCGGCGCATGCAGCAGCTCTACGCCCGCCTGGAGCGTCTGCCGCAGGTCACGATCGCCGAGATCGGCGGTGCGGCAATGGGCGGAGGCTTCGAGCTCGCGCTCGCCTGCGACCTGCGCGTCGTCGCCGACACCGCCAAGGTCGGACTGCCCGAAGCGCGCCTGGGGCTGCTCCCGGCGGCAGGCGGCACGCAGCGCATGACGCGTATCTGCGGCGAGGCCGTCGCGCGGCGGTTGATCCTCGGCGCCGAGGTCGTAGCCGGCACGAACGCCGTGAAGCTCGGCTGCGCACACTGGGTCGCGCCGGCGGCCGAACTGGAAACCTTCACGCGCGCCCTCGTCGCGCGCATCGCCGCACTGCCGCCGCGGGCGCTGGCGGAATGCAAGCGCTGCATCACGGTGGCGGTCGAGGGCGGTCAAGACGGCTACGAAGTCGAACTCGCCGGCAGCGCGGCGATGCTCGCGGACGGCGAAACGCAGCAACGCGTGCGCGCCTTTCTGAACGGTCATTAAGGCGGGGTCGCAGGCGAAGCGGAAACCCGGCCCCGCCGGTGGCACAATACGGACGTTCGGCCCATGCCGGACGTCGTGGTAACGGTTCACCTGAGGGAAGGGACATGAGTTCAGCAGAAAGCGTCAAAAGCGTGGTCAGCGACCCGAAGCTGGTCGAGGAGCGTCGTCACCAGATCATCATCGCGGCCACCAAG
This genomic interval carries:
- a CDS encoding TRAP transporter large permease, coding for MSGIAIGATMFGVLLALLVLRVHIGITMFLVGAAGYLTMMGGEITPFLNMLKNLAYARLSNYDLAVIPMFLLMGQFATHGGLSRALFRCVSSLVGHWRGGVAIASTGACAGFGAICGSSLATAATMGQVALPELKRCNYSGALSTGALAAGGTLGILIPPSVPLVIYAVLTQESIGKLFMAAVLPGLIAMLGYMLVIRIIVTLKPEAGPAGPRVPVAEKLRSIANVAPVALIFLVVIVGIYGGWANPTEAASIGAAACGILAVVTGGMRAEGIRESVLGAAEATAMIFLVLLGADMLNTGLALTQMPVELANWVKDSGLSPLLVLTAILLIYVFLGCVMDALAMILLTIPIFYPMVMGLEFWGLTPDEKSIWFGILVLMVVEIGLVHPPVGMNIYIINKAAKDVPLTDTFRGVMPFLASDLARITLLLFFPAITLYLVRTFGG
- a CDS encoding acyl-CoA dehydrogenase family protein, encoding MSDRSYLEWPFFDERHRGMQIELEAWAAAHIDGHPHGDLDDACRNLVRKLGADGWLRYMVGGTAYGGRHDTIDTRAVCLLRETLARHSGLADFALGMQGLGSGAITLHGSDAQKRNYLTDVAAGRAIPAFALSEPDSGSDVAAMACAARRDGQDYMLDGEKTWISNGGIADFYVVFARTGEAPGARGLSAFIVEANLPGFEIAERIDVIAPHPLARLRFIGCRVPAANLLGAPGQGFKVAMQTLDIFRTSVAAAALGFARRALDEGLRRATTRDMFGKKLADFQITQAKLAQMATHVDTAALLTYRAAWMRDQGKNITGAAAMAKMTSTETAQQVIDAAVQLWGGCGVVSEHPVERLYREIRALRIYEGATEVQQLIIARQTLSAWEQEQAV
- a CDS encoding SDR family NAD(P)-dependent oxidoreductase, giving the protein MNLQGKTAVVTGGASGIGHATAETLARAGAKVVIGDIDAAKGAAAAGLLAEQHLDVDFVRLDVTDMDSIQAFRDETYRRHGQVDIVANVAGWGKIQPFMENTPDFWRKVVDLNLLGPVAVSQAFLQQMVERGSGKIVTVSSDAGRVGSLGETVYSGAKGGAIAFTKSLAREVARYNINVNCVCPGPTDTPLLQAVPEKHREAFVKATPMRRLAKPSELADAVLFFASDRASFITGQVISVSGGLTLAG
- a CDS encoding benzoate-CoA ligase family protein, which gives rise to MSFDNTARCGAMNAADEIIGRPLALGLADRPAIVGAGRSVTYGELDAMVNRSGNAMKMHGLARGERVLFLMDDSPEMVAGYLGAMRIGAVAVALNVRLAPRDVRYVIEDSACRLLFVDAEFAHLYQEIAAELAAPPQVIVRGAAPRVGVPLEDFLAGQADTLASTPAAPDDIAFWVYSSGTTGRPKAVMHTHACVLIADRMEAEYFGVGPGDRIFATSKMFFGWALGHSLMGGLRCGATVIIAAGWPDPVRIMGVVDTHRPTLFFSTPVMYRNLLREGAGDSEAFRAVRHFLSAGEKLPETLYQSWLEATGQPLIDGIGASETIFLFLVNDGAAQRPGSCGKPVPWAEVRLVDEAGADIVEPDVPGQIAIRMSSQFSGYWNQPEQTRKALRDGWYFPGDMFSFDRDGYWYHNGRADDMLKISGQWVSPSEIEGCAMTAPGIAEAVVVGVPQEDGLTRLVLVAVAKDPSASHSRLSAQVQDTLMANLSIYKCPRTVRFVDELPRTATGKIQKFRLRELLKAGRL
- a CDS encoding TRAP transporter small permease — its product is MHTSVVSLDAAAAAGLRPAKVCGAGSVEGEGGDEDAGVQLEPGSIEHVAHPEALPHGPWGRRLYAASRVSALMGGTIFMLLIGMSLASIVGRKLFALPVPGDFEVLQMGAAVASATFFSYCQMVDGHVRVDFFTHWLPQRGRAFLDGLAALLMGAVALLIAWRTAVAAVASYESGEASLMLGWPGWVSIALIVPAFLLFATTSLYIAGRRFRIVTGGEK
- a CDS encoding enoyl-CoA hydratase family protein, which encodes MYKLKAAEWRPEHFKFDVVDRVATITLNRPERKNPLTFESYAELRDTFIKLQYAEDVRAVVITGAGGNFCSGGDVHDIIGPLTKMDMNGLLAFTRMTGNLVKEMRNCPQPIISAVDGICAGAGAIISMASDLRYATPEAKTAFLFVRVGLAGCDMGACSILPRIIGQGRASELLYTGRSMSAEEGRAWGYFNDIVPAEKVLAKAQELALSLANGPAFAHSMTKKCLHQEWNQTIEQALETEAEAQAICMQTQDFTRAYNAFVNKQVPKFEGN
- a CDS encoding enoyl-CoA hydratase/isomerase family protein, with the protein product MISLRIDDSVASVTLCRAPVNAINEEWIEAFDRILAELEHTPRVNVLWIRSAERAFCAGADLDVIGSLFATAAGREKMIAITRRMQQLYARLERLPQVTIAEIGGAAMGGGFELALACDLRVVADTAKVGLPEARLGLLPAAGGTQRMTRICGEAVARRLILGAEVVAGTNAVKLGCAHWVAPAAELETFTRALVARIAALPPRALAECKRCITVAVEGGQDGYEVELAGSAAMLADGETQQRVRAFLNGH
- a CDS encoding TRAP transporter substrate-binding protein, encoding MNTGKLLKPLLAALLFAGGAAQAQSDKVVTLRVHHFLPPSSNTQVKFLEPWCAKIGAESGGRLKCQIYPAMQMGGTPPQLFDQAKDGVADIVWALPGYQAGRFLVTEAFELPFMGSSGEKSSRALWTYATKNARDEYKGVRPLVFHVIAGMALHTTTKQVKTMADLSGLKLRAPTRLATRMLSALGATPVPMPVPMVTESLAKGVIDGAMIPWEVVPAMKIQEVVKFHTETDPSLPLLSTSAFILAMNPAKYDSLPADLKQVIDANSGPEVSAWAGKIWDDATLTGRQAGVERKNTFYTVPAEELGKWQKASQSVTADWVKEVSAKGYDGQKLLAEARTLLAN